From Dechloromonas sp. A34:
GCCGGGTACCTTCAAAGACCGCGACATCATGCGCTACAACCCGCATGCGGTCATTGAGGGTATGGCGATTGCGGCTTACGCGATGGGTGCAAACCGCGGTTACAACTACGTGCACGGCGAAGTCTGGCAGGAGTACAAGCGTTTCGAGGAAGCGCTGGACGAAGCCCGTGCTGCCGGATTTATCGGCCAGAATATTCAAGGTTCAGGGTTCAATTTCGAACTCTTCGCGCATCACGGCTACGGCGCCTATATCTGTGGCGAAGAGACCTCGCTGCTCGAGTCGATCGAGGGCAAGAAGGGGCAGCCGCGCTTCAAGCCGCCTTTCCCCGCTTCCTTCGGTTTGTACGGCAAGCCGACGACGATCAACAACACCGAAACCTTTGCCGCCATTCCCTTCATTCTGAAGATGGGTGGCGAAGAGTTCCTGAACCTCGGCAAGCCGAACAATGGTGGAACCAAGCTGTTCTCGGTTTCGGGCCATGTCAATCGTCCGGGCAACTACGAAATTCCTCTCGGTACGCCGTTTGCCACCTTGCTTGAAATGTGTGGTGGCATGCGCGGCGGCCGCAAGTTGAAAGCCGTGATTCCCGGCGGTTCGTCGGCACCGGTCATGCCGGGCGAAGTCATCATGGATTGCACCATGGATTACGACTCGATCAGCAAGGGCGGTTCGATGCTGGGTTCGGGTGCCGTCATCGTGATGGATGAAACGGTCTGCATGGTTAAGGCGCTGGAGCGCCTGTCCTTCTTCTACCATGAAGAATCCTGTGGCCAATGCACACCCTGTCGCGAAGGTACGGCCTGGATGTACAAGGTCGTTCATCGCATCGAAAACGGTCAGGGCAAGCCGGAAGACATCGACCTGCTGAACAGCGTACTGGGCAATATCGCCGGTCGCACGATTTGTGCGCTCGGTGACGCAGCAGCCTTCCCGGTGCAAAGCTTCCTGAAGCATTTCGGTAGCGAGTTCGAATACCACATCGAACACAAGACCTGTCTGGTTCCCAAGGATGTGCAGTGGGCGGGCAGTGGTTTCCACAAGGTTCAGGCCTGAGCGAAACCTTCCAAGCGATAGATACGAAAGAACTGGCTACAAGGTAGCGACATGCTAGAAATCGAGATCGACGGCAAAAAAGCGCAAGTGCCTGACGGCAGCACGGTGATGGACGCCGCGCAGCAGGTTGGGGTTTACATTCCGCATTTTTGTTACCACAAGAAACTTTCGATTGCCGCCAACTGCCGCATGTGTCTGGTGCAGGTGGAAAAGGCTCCGAAACCGTTGCCGGCTTGTGCAACACCGGTGACCAACGGCATGAAGGTCTTTACCCATTCCGAGCTGGCGGTCAAGGCGCAGAAGGGGGTCATGGAGTTCCTGCTGATCAATCACCCGCTGGATTGTCCGATCTGTGATCAGGGCGGCGAGTGCCAGTTGCAGGATATGTCCGTCGGCTACGGTCCGATGAAGAGCCGTTATACCGAAGAAAAGCACGTCGTCTTCCACAAGAACGTCGGACCGCTGATCTCCATGGAAGAGATGAGCCGCTGCATTCACTGCACGCGCTGCGTCCGCTTCGGCCAGGAAATTGGCGGCATCATGGAACTCGGCATGGCGAATCGGAACATGCATTCCGAAATCACCACCTTCCTTGGTCGCACGGTTGATTCCGAATTGTCGGGCAACATGATCGACATGTGCCCGGTTGGTGAGCTGACTTCCAAACCGTTCCGCTACACCGCCCGCTCGTGGGAGTTGCAGCGTCGCAAATCGATCAGCCCGCATGATTCGGTCGGCGCCAACCTGACCGTCCAGGTAAAGCACGACAGCGTGATGCGTGTTCTGCCGCGCGAAAATGAAGCGGTCAACGAGTGCTGGATTTCCGACAAGGAACGTTTCTCCTATCAGGCGCTGAATTCCGATGAGCGACTGACCAAGCCGATGGTCAAGCAAGGTGGTGAATGGCGCGAGGTGGACTGGAATGTCGCGCTCGACTACGTCGCCCATGGTCTCAAGGATGTCACCCGCGAAC
This genomic window contains:
- the nuoF gene encoding NADH-quinone oxidoreductase subunit NuoF, which gives rise to MAMLGSINGVLMEGLDGDNTWHLKDYVARGGYAQLKRILDSKMTQEDVISEVKKSVLRGRGGAGFPTGLKWSFMPRSFPGDKYVVCNTDEGEPGTFKDRDIMRYNPHAVIEGMAIAAYAMGANRGYNYVHGEVWQEYKRFEEALDEARAAGFIGQNIQGSGFNFELFAHHGYGAYICGEETSLLESIEGKKGQPRFKPPFPASFGLYGKPTTINNTETFAAIPFILKMGGEEFLNLGKPNNGGTKLFSVSGHVNRPGNYEIPLGTPFATLLEMCGGMRGGRKLKAVIPGGSSAPVMPGEVIMDCTMDYDSISKGGSMLGSGAVIVMDETVCMVKALERLSFFYHEESCGQCTPCREGTAWMYKVVHRIENGQGKPEDIDLLNSVLGNIAGRTICALGDAAAFPVQSFLKHFGSEFEYHIEHKTCLVPKDVQWAGSGFHKVQA